A window from Plectropomus leopardus isolate mb chromosome 3, YSFRI_Pleo_2.0, whole genome shotgun sequence encodes these proteins:
- the LOC121962858 gene encoding LOW QUALITY PROTEIN: interferon-induced protein with tetratricopeptide repeats 1-like (The sequence of the model RefSeq protein was modified relative to this genomic sequence to represent the inferred CDS: inserted 2 bases in 2 codons), whose protein sequence is MMSAAQSQTTLESKLEXLECHFTWDLDPSRSKLLRLRDKLEDIGTEEGNSWLGHIYNLPGFIQYKLGFTHDAQSLFNKAAEAFHQMRNTDNGPWLVVNYGNLAWLHHQLGDQEKSQAYLSKVDALMNEYPSPSLEELHAEVCAEKAWTLMKFSTEKKLLAADYFERAIRMQPDMVEWKTSHVXGLVSAFKHSETGLPADLLEKMRSAKEQDPENLYLAAHYLEQRAKKGERIEDEARELAEQILRNPVSSYSGLKGLLRVFESHVSVDDAIDLAEEALKSHPDVPYLKRFVALLYKWRIYSDRSPKQSMIDRAISLHEEVISLYPHYSLMKKISLANICAKSNENQAKADQIYQELLESDLELEDKQLLYNCYAKHLYFIHQRPQESKEYHMRVIAIPYQSPFRDNSIRALQNLANRGDTTREFLAELQEP, encoded by the exons ATGATGAG TGCTGCTCAGAGTCAAACAACACTGGAATCCAAACTGG GCCTGGAGTGCCACTTCACCTGGGATCTGGACCCCAGCAGGTCCAAGCTTCTTCGCCTCAGGGACAAGCTGGAGGACATTGGCACTGAGGAGGGAAACAGTTGGCTGGGTCACATTTACAACCTGCCGGGGTTTATTCAGTACAAGCTGGGGTTCACCCATGATGCCCAGAGTCTCTTCAACAAGGCTGCAGAGGCCTTCCACCAGATGAGAAACACAGATAACGGTCCCTGGTTGGTGGTGAACTACGGGAACCTGGCTTGGCTGCACCATCAGCTGGGGGACCAAGAAAAGAGTCAAGCTTACCTGTCAAAGGTCGACGCCCTGATGAATGAATACCCATCTCCATCCCTGGAAGAACTCCATGCAGAGGTCTGTGCTGAAAAAGCCTGGACCCTGATGAAgttcagcacagaaaaaaagctgctggctgcagatTACTTTGAGAGAGCCATCAGGATGCAGCCGGACATGGTGGAGTGGAAAACCAGCCATG TTGGGTTAGTGAGTGCTTTCAAGCACAGTGAAACAGGGCTGCCAGCTGACCTCTTGGAGAAAATGAGAAGTGCCAAGGAACAAGATCCAGAGAACTTGTACCTTGCTGCTCACTACCTTGAGCAACGTgctaaaaaaggagaaagaattGAAGATGAAGCACGTGAGTTAGCTGAGCAGATTCTGAGAAATCctgtcagcagctacagtgGTCTGAAAGGGTTACTGAGGGTTTTTGAAAGCCATGTATCAGTTGATGACGCCATTGATTTGGCAGAGGAGGCTCTGAAAAGCCATCCAGATGTACCTTATTTGAAGAGATTTGTTGCACTCCTCTACAAATGGAGGATCTATAGCGACCGCTCACCAAAGCAAAGCATGATAGACAGAGCAATCAGTCTCCATGAGGAGGTGATTTCTCTTTACCCTCATTATTCTCTTATGAAGAAGATATCGCTTGCAAATATTTGCGCAAAGTCAAATGAGAACCAGGCTAAAGCTGATCAGATTTACCAAGAGCTGCTAGAAAGTGATCTGGAACTTGAAGACAAACAGTTGCTTTACAACTGCTATGCAAAACATCTGTACTTCATTCATCAGAGGCCCCAAGAGTCAAAAGAGTATCACATGAGGGTGATAGCCATACCGTACCAATCCCCCTTTCGTGACAACAGCATCAGAGCTCTGCAGAACCTTGCAAACAGAGGCGACACAACACGTGAGTTCCTGGCAGAACTGCAGGAGCCATAA